A window of the Citrus sinensis cultivar Valencia sweet orange chromosome 9, DVS_A1.0, whole genome shotgun sequence genome harbors these coding sequences:
- the LOC102607313 gene encoding abscisic acid receptor PYL8 yields MNRNSNGGINGGAESEHIRRHHIHDVADHQCSSVLKKHIRAPVHLVWSLVRRFDQPQKYKPFVSRCVAQGNLEIGSLREVDVKSGLPATTSTERLELLDDEEHVLRVRIIGGDHRLKNYSSIISLHSEIIDGRMGTLVLESFVVDVPEGNTKDETCYFVEALIKCNLKSLADISERHALLDRTEPIDRT; encoded by the exons ATGAATCGGAATAGCAATGGAGGCATTAATGGAGGAGCTGAAAGTGAGCACATAAGAAGACATCATATACATGATGTAGCTGATCATCAGTGTAGCTCCGTTCTCAAGAAGCACATCAGAGCTCCCGTTCATCTT GTTTGGTCTTTGGTGAGGAGATTCGATCAACCCCAGAAGTACAAGCCTTTCGTTAGCAGATGTGTGGCACAGGGGAATCTAGAGATTGGGAGTCTTAGAGAAGTTGATGTTAAGTCTGGCCTTCCGGCTACTACAAGCACTGAAAGACTGGAACTTCTTGATGATGAGGAACATGTTCTTAGAGTCAGGATCATTGGTGGGGATCACAGACTCAAG aACTACTCTTCAATCATTTCCCTCCATTCAGAGATCATTGATGGAAGAATGGGGACCTTGGTGCTGGAGTCCTTTGTGGTGGACGTTCCTGAAGGAAACACCAAGGATGAGACATGCTACTTCGTCGAAGCTTTGATCAAATGCAATCTCAAGTCACTTGCTGATATCTCAGAGCGGCATGCATTGCTGGATCGCACGGAGCCCATTGATCGGACATGA
- the LOC102607606 gene encoding ATP-dependent zinc metalloprotease FTSH 11, chloroplastic/mitochondrial produces the protein MAIILQAFLFCKPSLSLTITTASSSKRYRFRHSISPPRHHSPPPPPRSSSSFSNSRFSYDPLLIPCALQNVDSEDSKLLNNSNPDEVSESEVSKKSEVVRIVEEVNDREDNLGNNQKLVENQEGAGAAVDSKKIPLMVFLMGVWARLSRGIEKLMTWDWLSWWPFWRQEKRIEQLIAEANANPKDPAKQTALLSELNKQSPEAVIKRFEQRDHEVDSRGVVEYLRALVATNAITEYLPDEQSGKPTTLPALLQELQHRASRNTNEPFLNPGVSEKQPLHVVMVDPKVSNKSRFAQELISTILFTVAVGLVWLMGAAALQKYIGSLGGIGTSGVGSSSSYAPKELNKEVMPEKNVKTFKDVKGCDDAKQELVEVVEYLKNPSKFTRLGGKLPKGILLTGAPGTGKTLLAKAIAGEAGVPFFYRAGSEFEEMFVGVGARRVRSLFQAAKKKAPCIIFIDEIDAVGSTRKQWEGHTKKTLHQLLVEMDGFEQNEGIILMAATNLPDILDPALTRPGRFDRHIVVPNPDVRGRQEILELYLQDKPLADDVDVKAIARGTPGFNGADLANLVNIAAIKAAVDGGEKLTATELEFAKDRILMGTERKTMFISEESKKLTAYHESGHAIVAFNTEGAHPIHKATIMPRGSALGMVTQLPSSDETSVSQKQLLARLDVCMGGRVAEELIFGRDHITTGASSDLHSATELAHYMVSNCGMSDAIGPVHIKDRPSSEMQSRIDAEVVKLLREAYDRVKALLKKHEKQLHALANALLEYETLSAEEIKRILLPYREGQLPEQQEELEEDLVLA, from the exons ATGGCAATCATTCTTCAAGCCTTTCTATTTTGCAAACCATCACTCTCACTCACCATCACCACCGCTTCCTCCTCAAAACGATACCGTTTCCGCCATTCCATCTCCCCTCCACGTCACCactctcctcctcctcctcctcggTCTTCATCCTCCTTCTCAAATTCGCGATTTTCCTACGACCCTCTCTTGATTCCTTGCGCATTGCAGAACGTCGACTCCGAAGATTCTAAATTGCTTAATAATTCAAACCCCGATGAAGTTTCGGAGTCTGAGGTTTCGAAGAAGAGTGAGGTGGTGAGGATTGTTGAGGAGGTGAATGATAGGGAGGATAATTTGGGGAATAATCAGAAATTGGTTGAAAATCAGGAGGGGGCTGGGGCGGCTGTGGATAGTAAAAAGATTCCGTTGATGGTCTTTTTGATGGGTGTCTGGGCAAGGTTGAGTAGAGGGATAGAGAAATTGATGACGTGGGATTGGCTTAGTTGGTGGCCCTTTTGGCGCCAGGAGAAGCGCATTGAGCAGCTTATTGCTGAAGCTAATGCCAACCCCAAAGACCCCGCCAAGCAGACTGCTTTGTTATCTGAACTCAATAAGCAGAG TCCTGAGGCAGTTATCAAGCGGTTTGAGCAAAGGGACCATGAAGTGGACAGTAGAGGCGTTGTTGAGTATCTTCGAGCCCTTGTGGCCACTAATGCTATTACCGAATATCTTCCTGATGAGCAGTCTGGAAAGCCCACCACTCTTCCTGCATTG ttgCAAGAATTGCAGCATCGTGCATCCAGGAACACCAATGAGCCATTCTTGAACCCTGGCGTATCTGAGAAACAGCCATTGCATGTGGTCATG GTTGATCCAAAAGTCTCAAACAAATCACGATTTGCCCAAGAGCTTATCTCAACTATCCTATTCACTGTTGCTGTCGGATTAGTATG gttAATGGGTGCTGCTGCTCTCCAGAAGTACATAGGAAGCCTGGGTGGAATAGGAACTTCAGGCGTTGGGTCGAGCTCTTCTTATGCCCCAAAGGAGTTAAATAAAGAAGTTATGCCAGAGAAG AATGTTAAAACATTTAAGGATGTCAAAGGTTGTGATGATGCAAAACAAGAACTTGTAGAAGTAGTTGAGTATTTAAAAAACCCATCAAAGTTCACTCGCCTTGGCGGGAAGTTGCCAAAG GGAATTCTCTTGACAGGAGCTCCTGGAACAGGAAAAACACTGTTGGCCAAG GCTATTGCTGGAGAGGCTGGAGTACCATTTTTCTATCGAGCAGGATCTGAATTTGAGGAAAT GTTTGTTGGGGTTGGTGCTAGGCGTGTAAGATCCTTATTCCAGGCGGCCAAAAAAAAG GCTCCTTGTATCATCTTCATCGATGAAATAGATGCTGTTGGATCCACAAGAAAACAGTGGGAGGGCCACACAAAGAAAACATTACATCAATTGCTTGTCGAAATGGATGGTTTTGAACAGAATGAG GGAATAATTTTGATGGCTGCAACAAATTTGCCTGATATTCTTGATCCAGCTTTGACAAGACCTGGTAGATTTGACAGGCAT ATTGTTGTTCCAAATCCCGATGTGCGGGGTAGACAAGAAATTTTGGAGCTCTATCTTCAGGATAAACCTTTGGCAGATGATGTAGATGTTAAAGCAATTGCCAGAGGTACGCCAGGGTTCAATGGAGCAG ATCTTGCAAATTTGGTAAATATTGCTGCCATTAAAGCTGCTGTTGATGGTGGGGAGAAGTTGACTGCCACAGAGTTGGAGTTTGCTAAAGATAGGATACTTATGGGTACTGAGCGGAAGACAATGTTCATATCAGAAGAGTCAAAGAAG CTCACTGCATATCATGAGAGCGGTCATGCAATTGTTGCTTTTAACACGGAGGGTGCCCATCCAATTCACAAGGCAACAATTATGCCCCGTGGATCTGCATTAGGAATGGTTACCCAGCTTCCTTCTAGTGATGAGACATCAGTTAGCCAGAAGCAGTTATTAGCTCGTCTTGATGTTTGTATGGGTGGAAGGGTTGCAGAGGAGCTCATATTTGGTCGGGACCATATCACAACAGGAGCAAGTAGTGATCTCCATTCGGCTACAGAGCTTGCCCATTACATg GTATCAAATTGTGGGATGAGTGATGCAATTGGACCAGTTCATATCAAGGACCGACCAAGTTCAGAAATGCAATCACGTATTGATGCTGAA GTGGTGAAACTCCTTAGAGAAGCATATGATCGTGTAAAAGCCCTATTAAAAAAG CATGAGAAGCAATTACACGCACTAGCAAATGCTCTGTTAGAGTACGAGACACTCAGTGCAGAAGAAATAAAACGTATTCTTCTTCCTTATCGAGAAGGACAGCTACCTGAGCAACAGGAAGAACTAGAAGAAGATCTTGTATTGGCATGA
- the LOC102607906 gene encoding polypyrimidine tract-binding protein homolog 2 isoform X3 — MFYIWPLSRKYLQWQLSASGERAHVFSAFGFVHKITTFEKTAGFQALVQFSDTETASSAKNALDGRSIPRYLLPENMGPCTLRITYSAHTDLSVKFQSHRSRDYTNPYLPVAPSAIDASGQLSVGLDGKKLEPESNVLLASIENMQYAVTLDVLHMVFSAFGPVQKIAMFDKNGGLQALIQYPDVQTAVVAKEALEGHCIYDGGFCKLHISYSRHTDLSIKVNNDRSRDYTLPSTPMVNSQPSILGQQPVPMVGATANQYNGAQFAPPPPEQPMMHQPTAAGWGAVPPASQSMPMMGNHPYMPPGSMPMGPGMMQMHMPGQSGMQHHHGAMPPPRPDHMQ; from the exons ATGTTCTACATCTG GCCCTTGTCAAGGAAATATCTCCAATGGCAGCTTAGTGCATCAGGAGAAAGAGCACAT GTCTTTTCAGCATTTGGTTTTGTGCATAAGATAACTACCTTCGAGAAGACAGCTGGTTTTCAG GCATTGGTGCAATTTTCTGATACAGAAACTGCCTCTTCTGCAAAAAATGCCCTGGATGGAAGAAGCATCCCTAG GTATCTTCTTCCAGAAAATATGGGGCCGTGTACCCTAAGGATTACATATTCTGCTCACACAGACTTGAGTGTGAAATTTCAGAGCCACCGTAGCAG gGACTACACTAATCCTTACCTTCCTGTTGCTCCATCGGCCATAGATGCTAGCGGCCAG TTGAGCGTTGGTCTTGATGGAAAGAAACTAGAACCTGAGAGCAATGTACTTCTTGCATCTATTGAGAACATGCAGTATGCTGTCACCTTGGATGTTTTACACATG GTCTTTTCTGCTTTTGGTCCTGTCCAAAAGATTGCGATGTTTGATAAGAATGGTGGACTTCAGGCTTTGATTCAATACCCTG ATGTTCAGACAGCTGTTGTTGCGAAGGAAGCTTTGGAAGGACACTGTATCTATGATGGGGGGTTTTGCAAGCTTCACATATCATACTCTCGCCATACTGATCTTAGTATTAAG GTCAATAATGATAGGAGCAGAGATTATACGCTCCCTAGCACTCCCATGGTGAACTCGcaaccttcaattcttggaCAACAGCCGGTTCCAATGGTTGGTGCCACTGCTAATCAATACAATGGGGCGCAGTTTGCTCCTCCGCCTCCGGAGCAGCCTATGATGCATCAGCCTACTGCAGCCGGATGGGGAGCTGTTCCACCAGCTTCACAATCCATGCCCATGATGGGCAATCATCCCTACATGCCTCCAGGTTCTATGCCTATGGGCCCCGGAATGATGCAGATGCACATGCCAGGCCAGAGTGGCATGCAGCATCATCACGGGGCAATGCCCCCACCGAGACCTGATCACATGCAATAG
- the LOC102607906 gene encoding polypyrimidine tract-binding protein homolog 2 isoform X2, with translation MFYICRPLSRKYLQWQLSASGERAHVFSAFGFVHKITTFEKTAGFQALVQFSDTETASSAKNALDGRSIPRYLLPENMGPCTLRITYSAHTDLSVKFQSHRSRDYTNPYLPVAPSAIDASGQLSVGLDGKKLEPESNVLLASIENMQYAVTLDVLHMVFSAFGPVQKIAMFDKNGGLQALIQYPDVQTAVVAKEALEGHCIYDGGFCKLHISYSRHTDLSIKVNNDRSRDYTLPSTPMVNSQPSILGQQPVPMVGATANQYNGAQFAPPPPEQPMMHQPTAAGWGAVPPASQSMPMMGNHPYMPPGSMPMGPGMMQMHMPGQSGMQHHHGAMPPPRPDHMQ, from the exons ATGTTCTACATCTG CAGGCCCTTGTCAAGGAAATATCTCCAATGGCAGCTTAGTGCATCAGGAGAAAGAGCACAT GTCTTTTCAGCATTTGGTTTTGTGCATAAGATAACTACCTTCGAGAAGACAGCTGGTTTTCAG GCATTGGTGCAATTTTCTGATACAGAAACTGCCTCTTCTGCAAAAAATGCCCTGGATGGAAGAAGCATCCCTAG GTATCTTCTTCCAGAAAATATGGGGCCGTGTACCCTAAGGATTACATATTCTGCTCACACAGACTTGAGTGTGAAATTTCAGAGCCACCGTAGCAG gGACTACACTAATCCTTACCTTCCTGTTGCTCCATCGGCCATAGATGCTAGCGGCCAG TTGAGCGTTGGTCTTGATGGAAAGAAACTAGAACCTGAGAGCAATGTACTTCTTGCATCTATTGAGAACATGCAGTATGCTGTCACCTTGGATGTTTTACACATG GTCTTTTCTGCTTTTGGTCCTGTCCAAAAGATTGCGATGTTTGATAAGAATGGTGGACTTCAGGCTTTGATTCAATACCCTG ATGTTCAGACAGCTGTTGTTGCGAAGGAAGCTTTGGAAGGACACTGTATCTATGATGGGGGGTTTTGCAAGCTTCACATATCATACTCTCGCCATACTGATCTTAGTATTAAG GTCAATAATGATAGGAGCAGAGATTATACGCTCCCTAGCACTCCCATGGTGAACTCGcaaccttcaattcttggaCAACAGCCGGTTCCAATGGTTGGTGCCACTGCTAATCAATACAATGGGGCGCAGTTTGCTCCTCCGCCTCCGGAGCAGCCTATGATGCATCAGCCTACTGCAGCCGGATGGGGAGCTGTTCCACCAGCTTCACAATCCATGCCCATGATGGGCAATCATCCCTACATGCCTCCAGGTTCTATGCCTATGGGCCCCGGAATGATGCAGATGCACATGCCAGGCCAGAGTGGCATGCAGCATCATCACGGGGCAATGCCCCCACCGAGACCTGATCACATGCAATAG
- the LOC102607906 gene encoding polypyrimidine tract-binding protein homolog 2 isoform X1 → MASVSSQPQFRYTQPPSKVLHLRNLPWECTEEELIELGKPFGKVVNTKCNVGANRNQAFIEFADLNQAIAMISYYASSSEPAQVRGKTVYLQYSNRQEIVNNKTTADVAGNVLLVTIEGTDARLVSIDVLHLVFSAFGFVHKITTFEKTAGFQALVQFSDTETASSAKNALDGRSIPRYLLPENMGPCTLRITYSAHTDLSVKFQSHRSRDYTNPYLPVAPSAIDASGQLSVGLDGKKLEPESNVLLASIENMQYAVTLDVLHMVFSAFGPVQKIAMFDKNGGLQALIQYPDVQTAVVAKEALEGHCIYDGGFCKLHISYSRHTDLSIKVNNDRSRDYTLPSTPMVNSQPSILGQQPVPMVGATANQYNGAQFAPPPPEQPMMHQPTAAGWGAVPPASQSMPMMGNHPYMPPGSMPMGPGMMQMHMPGQSGMQHHHGAMPPPRPDHMQ, encoded by the exons ATGGCATCTGTGTCTAGTCAACCGCAGTTCCGGTACACTCAACCCCCATCTAAGGTGCTCCATTTGAGAAACTTACCATGGGAATGCACAGAGGAGGAGTTAATTGAACTTGGTAAGCCCTTTGGTAAGGTTGTGAACACTAAGTGCAATGTTGGAGCCAATCGGAATCAGGCTTTTATAGAATTT GCCGATTTGAATCAAGCTATTGCAATGATATCATATTATGCCTCATCTTCTGAGCCTGCCCAAGTGCGGGGGAAGACTGTCTACCTGCAGTATTCTAATAGGCAGGAAATTGTGAATAACAAAACAACAGCAGATGTTGCTGGAAATGTACTATTGGTAACTATTGAGGGTACGGACGCACGGCTTGTGAGCATTGATGTTCTACATCTG GTCTTTTCAGCATTTGGTTTTGTGCATAAGATAACTACCTTCGAGAAGACAGCTGGTTTTCAG GCATTGGTGCAATTTTCTGATACAGAAACTGCCTCTTCTGCAAAAAATGCCCTGGATGGAAGAAGCATCCCTAG GTATCTTCTTCCAGAAAATATGGGGCCGTGTACCCTAAGGATTACATATTCTGCTCACACAGACTTGAGTGTGAAATTTCAGAGCCACCGTAGCAG gGACTACACTAATCCTTACCTTCCTGTTGCTCCATCGGCCATAGATGCTAGCGGCCAG TTGAGCGTTGGTCTTGATGGAAAGAAACTAGAACCTGAGAGCAATGTACTTCTTGCATCTATTGAGAACATGCAGTATGCTGTCACCTTGGATGTTTTACACATG GTCTTTTCTGCTTTTGGTCCTGTCCAAAAGATTGCGATGTTTGATAAGAATGGTGGACTTCAGGCTTTGATTCAATACCCTG ATGTTCAGACAGCTGTTGTTGCGAAGGAAGCTTTGGAAGGACACTGTATCTATGATGGGGGGTTTTGCAAGCTTCACATATCATACTCTCGCCATACTGATCTTAGTATTAAG GTCAATAATGATAGGAGCAGAGATTATACGCTCCCTAGCACTCCCATGGTGAACTCGcaaccttcaattcttggaCAACAGCCGGTTCCAATGGTTGGTGCCACTGCTAATCAATACAATGGGGCGCAGTTTGCTCCTCCGCCTCCGGAGCAGCCTATGATGCATCAGCCTACTGCAGCCGGATGGGGAGCTGTTCCACCAGCTTCACAATCCATGCCCATGATGGGCAATCATCCCTACATGCCTCCAGGTTCTATGCCTATGGGCCCCGGAATGATGCAGATGCACATGCCAGGCCAGAGTGGCATGCAGCATCATCACGGGGCAATGCCCCCACCGAGACCTGATCACATGCAATAG
- the LOC107178638 gene encoding uncharacterized protein LOC107178638 has product MVKLASARETRMYGPRLTRNRAEYMNAGLYVFATIVLLGGFAAEFSREPKSGLVLLLIALALIMVINVHDLLAHLAGINYWFPLLGFDIQLALVEFAVPVVQTLGSLLFFLAILFLFIQEEKNYGLFKLEKHALNMLIAGPVLWLLGSIHNSCQIYERADGHVQILQQSVHIPFLMGSLLLMVGAILNSREQAGWMHHGTELLSTDWAWLGIIGSLLLFIGGLTNVVKVFKMQQMDGLRLEKLRGGAHERLMQEREGQVPLIIEEQRRRKRPAAEEEAIAVAAGIATASSTPVPAPASTPYKDVLVGQP; this is encoded by the exons ATGGTGAAGCTAGCGTCGGCAAGAGAGACCAGAATGTACGGCCCACGATTGACTAGAAACCGAGCCGAGTACATGAATGCAGGGCTCTATGTGTTTGCAACAATCGTGCTTCTCGGTGGATTTGCTGCCGAATTTTCAAGAGAACCCAAATCGGGTCTTGTGCTTTTGCTTATAGCTTTGGCATTGATAATGGTTATTAATGTTCATGATCTTCTGGCTCATCTTGCTGGGATCAATTATTGGTTTCCTTTATTAGGGTTTGATATTCAGCTTGCCCTTGTCGAGTTTGCGGTTCCTGTTGTTCAGACTCTCGggtctcttctttttttcttggcCATCCTCTTTCTCTTTATTCAG gaagagaaaaattatggTCTCTTTAAATTGGAAAAGCATGCTCTGAACATGCTTATTGCTGGCCCTGTTTTATGGTTGCTTGGATCAATTCACAACTCGTGTCAAATCTATGAGAGAGCTGATGGTCATGTTCAAATCTTGCAACAAAGTGTCCACATTCCGTTCTTGATGGGGAGTTTGTTGTTAATGGTAGGTGCGATCCTCAACAGCCGCGAACAAGCTGGATGGATGCACCATGGGACAGAGCTTCTT AGCACGGATTGGGCATGGCTTGGAATTATCGGAAGCCTATTGCTATTCATTGGAGGATTAACTAATGTGGTTAAGGTATTCAAGATGCAGCAAATGGATGGACTGCGGCTTGAGAAACTGCGAGGAGGAGCACATGAAAGGCTGATGCAAGAAAGGGAAGGCCAAGTCCCGCTCATTATAGAAGAGCAGAGGAGAAGAAAAAGGCCAGCAGCTGAAGAAGAAGCAATAGCAGTGGCTGCTGGCATTGCCACTGCTTCTAGTACTCCTGTTCCTGCTCCTGCCTCAACACCTTACAAGGATGTGCTCGTTGGCCAACCTTGA
- the LOC102608970 gene encoding pentatricopeptide repeat-containing protein At2g13600-like, with product MSQPIQTGQCLVVALHDKTMRFSFICLFFFKMSLRSCFPSNWRHKRWTNMKLYATQSQTLMTQETLIVSTNKAITECGRNGQLVTARNLFDQMPIRTVVSWNTMLCGYSKWAKFDESLSLVSTMHRSNVKLNETTFSTILSVCAQLNSLIDGKQIHCLVLKSGYECFEFVGSGLLFFYANCFEIEEAKRVFDELHEDNELLWSLMLVGYVQCNLMSDAFDVFIKMPKKDVVVWTKLISGYAKSVDGCEKALKLFRWMRESGENMPNEYTFDSVIRACARLGAFCEGKVVHGLLIKCGFEFDESIGGALIEFYCGCEAFDGAMRVYDRLENPCLNASNSLINGLISMGRIEDAELIFNRLTEANSISYNSMIKGYAVYGQVDDSKRLFEKMPHRSIISLNTMISVYSRNGEIEKALKLFEETKEERNPVTWNSMISGYVQNNLHEKALQLYMTMRKLAIDRTRSTFSVLFHACSCLGSLQQGQLLHAHLVKTPFESNVYVGTSLVDMYSRCGSINDAQASFSSISSPNVAAWTALMNGYSHHGLGSEAVLLFEIMLEQDIVPNAATFVGVLSACVRAGLVNEGMKIFRSMKSYGVVPTLEHYTCVVDLLGRSGHLHEAEEFIKDMPIELDAVVWGALLSACWFWMNMEVGERAAQKMFGLDTKPISAYVILSNIYAVLGKWGKKMDIRKRLTHLEVKKDPGCSWIELNSRVHAFSVEDRNNPNCNVIYATLEHLTANLNSVVLFD from the coding sequence ATGAGCCAGCCCATCCAGACAGGTCAATGTTTGGTGGTAGCTTTGCACGACAAAACGATGCGTTTCAGTTTCATTTgcctcttttttttcaaaatgtcGTTAAGATCTTGTTTCCCGTCAAATTGGAGACACAAACGATGGACGAACATGAAACTTTACGCGACCCAATCCCAAACACTAATGACCCAAGAGACCCTTATAGTTTCTACGAACAAGGCCATTACCGAGTGCGGCAGAAATGGCCAGCTTGTTACCGCTCGTAACCTGTTCGATCAAATGCCGATAAGAACTGTTGTTTCGTGGAACACCATGCTTTGTGGTTACTCAAAATGGGCCAAATTTGATGAATCTCTTAGTCTCGTTTCAACTATGCATCGTAGTAATGTTAAGCTCAATGAGACCACTTTCTCTACTATATTAAGCGTATGTGCTCAATTGAATTCTTTAATTGATGGAAAACAGATCCATTGTCTAGTTTTGAAATCTGGGTATGAATGTTTTGAGTTTGTAGGTAGCGGTTTGTTGTTCTTTTATGCAAATTGCTTTGAGATTGAAGAAGCTAAGCGGGTTTTTGACGAGTTGCATGAAGATAATGAGTTGTTGTGGAGTTTGATGCTCGTTGGTTATGTGCAATGCAACTTGATGAGTGATGCATTTGACGTGTTTATAAAGATGCCAAAAAAGGATGTAGTTGTTTGGACTAAGTTGATCTCAGGGTATGCTAAGAGTGTAGATGGTTGTGAGAAGGCTTTGAAGCTGTTTCGGTGGATGAGAGAGAGTGGTGAGAATATGCCTAATGAATATACTTTTGACTCTGTTATAAGGGCTTGTGCTAGACTTGGGGCTTTTTGTGAAGGGAAGGTTGTTCATGGGCTCTTGATAAAATGtgggtttgaatttgatgagtCAATTGGAGGTGCATTGATTGAATTCTATTGTGGTTGCGAAGCTTTTGATGGTGCAATGAGAGTTTATGATAGGTTGGAAAATCCATGTTTGAATGCTTCAAATTCGCTTATTAATGGTCTAATCTCAATGGGTAGGATTGAGGATGCAGAGTTGATTTTTAATAGACTGACAGAAgctaattcaatttcatataatTCGATGATTAAAGGTTATGCGGTTTATGGTCAAGTTGACGATTCAAAAAGACTTTTTGAGAAAATGCCTCACAgatcaataatttctttgaatacTATGATATCCGTGTATTCCAGAAATGGTGAAATTGAGAAAGCTTTGAAGCTTTTTGAAGAAACTAAAGAGGAAAGAAACCCGGTGACCTGGAACTCAATGATATCGGGTTATGTTCAAAACAATCTGCATGAAAAAGCTTTGCAACTGTATATGACAATGCGCAAATTGGCAATAGACCGTACTAGATCAACGTTCTCTGTTCTCTTTCATGCATGCTCATGCCTTGGGTCTCTTCAACAGGGACAATTACTTCATGCTCATTTGGTTAAAACACCATTTGAGTCTAATGTTTATGTGGGAACATCCCTCGTTGATATGTACTCCAGGTGTGGGAGCATAAATGATGCTCAGGCATCATTTAGTAGTATCTCTTCACCCAATGTGGCAGCATGGACGGCTCTTATGAATGGATACTCACACCATGGTCTTGGTTCTGAGGCAGTCTTACTTTTTGAGATTATGTTAGAACAAGACATAGTTCCAAATGCTGCTACTTTTGTTGGTGTTCTGTCTGCTTGTGTTCGTGCTGGTCTAGTCAATGaaggaatgaaaattttccGCTCGATGAAAAGTTATGGAGTAGTGCCAACTTTAGAACACTATACCTGTGTGGTGGATCTTCTTGGTCGGTCAGGCCATCTGCACGAAGCTGAAGAGTTCATCAAAGATATGCCAATTGAATTGGATGCAGTTGTCTGGGGAGCTCTGCTCAGTGCTTGTTGGTTCTGGATGAACATGGAAGTGGGTGAGCGGGCGGCTCAGAAGATGTTTGGTTTGGATACTAAGCCAATATCTGCTTACGTTATTCTGTCGAACATATATGCAGTATTAGGGAAGTGGGGGAAGAAAATGGACATTAGGAAGAGATTGACGCACTTGGAAGTGAAAAAAGATCCGGGTTGCAGTTGGATTGAGCTGAACAGCAGAGTTCATGCGTTCTCTGTAGAAGATAGGAACAATCCAAATTGTAATGTGATTTATGCCACTTTGGAACATCTAACTGCAAATCTAAATTCTGTTGTGCTATTTGATTAA
- the LOC102609256 gene encoding bidirectional sugar transporter SWEET3 has product MGDGLRLAFGVMGNAASLLLYATPILTFSRVIKKKSTEGFSCFPYIIALLNCLLYTWYALPVVSYRWENFTVVTINGLGIFLELSFILIYFLFASARDKIKVAAIVIPVILLFCITALVSAFVFHDHHHRKLFVGSIGLGASITMYSSPLVAVKQVIRTKSVEFMPFHLSFFSFLTSAIWMVYGLLSHDLFIASPSFVGGPLGILQLVLYWKYRKSGIIKEPNKWDLEKNGENSKKLQLAINNDINGKS; this is encoded by the exons ATGGGAGATGGATTGCGCCTAGCGTTTGGAGTCATGG GAAATGCAGCTTCTTTGTTACTTTATGCCACACCCAT ATTAACTTTTTCAAGGGtgataaagaagaaaagtaCCGAGGGGTTTTCATGCTTTCCTTACATCATTGCACTGTTAAACTGTCTCCTCTATACTTGGTATGCACTGCCCGTTGTAAGCTACAGGTGGGAGAATTTCACTGTGGTTACTATCAACGGCCTAGGGATCTTTCTCGAGCTCTCCTTCATtctcatatattttttgtttgcttcAGCTAGAGATAAG ATAAAAGTCGCTGCTATAGTCATACCTGTTATCCTATTGTTCTGCATCACTGCTCTTGTCTCTGCCTTTGTATTCCATGATCACCATCACCGCAAATTGTTTGTGGGGAGCATCGGATTGGGAGCCTCTATAACTATGTATAGTTCGCCACTGGTGGCTGTG AAACAAGTGATACGAACAAAGAGTGTGGAATTCATGCCGTTCCACTTATCTTTCTTCTCATTCCTAACTTCTGCAATATGGATGGTTTACGGATTACTGAGCCATGACCTCTTTATCGCG TCTCCTAGTTTTGTTGGTGGCCCCTTAGGCATCCTTCAACTTGTTCTCTACTGGAAGTACAGGAAAAGCGGAATTATTAAAGAACCAAACAAATGGGATTTAGAAAAGAATGGAGAGAATTCCAAAAAGCTGCAGCTCGCAATAAACAATGATATTAATGGCAAGAGTTGA